In Salmo trutta chromosome 16, fSalTru1.1, whole genome shotgun sequence, a genomic segment contains:
- the helz2a gene encoding helicase with zinc finger domain 2 isoform X1 translates to MTTKERIQRQFPGKFMELCETCFHHSPRKISYKGNSSKCNSTHRHVWKATLVLCDNKNTLLYEEVRPLPFLPHLNSRSWLYCKYVKKGEQCSHGAHRCWFAHSVVEMTVWNAESQEGFVRAELLPAVQPVVAAASLSQTQHYCKACNLWLSSWGGFQSHLNTFNHMKRTNEYNNETTTEWKYRDPPQTNQTYKLCERRASTCELGSNCVDAHSAEELQEWRTRDKTDRKTVIAAEEQGLLSYQDNLLRENRDRFNKAIIMSEAVSGVNISCDKNMTISGQRENVPLTWKFRIQSERPLAHVALLKQEPGASFSLDENSPEPCTYSTGEPFCNSDMTYDITVSFKSNNPGLYEQWLVFDFDTRPVLLQKLKVNVGKEPSIQLVAPPEDDIHPSLNQERWHQGNRDIIPYMEKTEAQEKLLKEYQPQICMRYKPHDCNMPINHQNYKERMHSFLYTEEQAEDQVVSRLNVQTTITLSVTLEATVDDPQFGMKIAPLGELFCAVSVPYNLTPDIPEGLMLRRSIQSALIAPVSSDNQSHKVYEAIILKDTTSKNKMHLKLSERCCSDLKLQKNETCEMEVQFQLNRLKFCEMHQAIDLLPDTERVLPDFSNCIVPVSKTQQNYNLNAKQQAAMEFIIGDTDGGGSVSPLLIYGPFGTGKTLTLATAAKELVRQPHTRVLICTLTNSSADLYVKGHFHESVNSGDLEIKPLRIKAEESSVQSTDEITLQYCHRSKNGQFFSLPDKDTVDSCRVVITTTAMARHLHDLKLPGGYFTHILIDEASQMLECEALMALGLAGPVTRVVLAGDHMQMGPKLFSVDDDQRSNHTLLNRLFHHYQAQESSAALKSRIIFNENYRSTKEIVEFVSTNFYVGKSDAIKAVGNVPAHPNCHPLRFHHVRGESHLDTTSMSWFNREEVASVVEVVQNLLRDWPPAWGNQDQSSICVLSEGCQVSLIRKELRKKRHGQVTVENIANVQGKQFRAIVLTAVQTRDSLLSSDSLCHEFFNDARVLNTVMTRAQSQVVVVGDAAALCYFGKSSRIWKAYIDHCISKNSADPQTLTEDYLKQEVREISKFVKGDEEDNSDSDSSISEIPDIDDPILRELLDEGKDVRVTVTADGLLGITQGEPIVNPINGLEMNTSQDSSPLYLQALIKRDPSIYKHCHLSMERFDAGYAIPLEEPSLRISIKGRKNIGRSFPGDQVVVEILDNECHPPNGKVLDVVKVENASMVFVCTIDNYDNQVMTPINNCVSKIYTPFWRDKPNYIAVRKLEDLRVEEFVKINEESKRNNLFVVKVLKWREQFRYPLGVVVKVLPKVASLDSGLEVLDIEYQLTRATSVEKDHEILKELNTDTQNRKHYQEFITFTIDPAHSKDLDDAISVRDVGQHYEIGVHIADVASLVTKDSLLDKNAQQNGTAFYPPGKEPVYMFPLCLSTKYFSLLPGCERNAISLMVKIDKKTDRIKTSKFSLSKIKSDRKLSYEEAENIIQNSDVNDQRYDTLEGCLAKACHFSEVHRKDRKQEDWHYKSPDDDVIVGRRRSHKMVEELMVMFNHAVTELLLKDAKTVSCTPVRCQDKPNTEKLCQLKDKYSSLIPLSIHFCHCIDQIGNVDDNQRNAVSKPYPGVSNQMLATRTENKDHHGQVVQPSETFSLLTSIVRSLESAFQDKDIPRIVDLIATDDIHPQLLPLIIELRKTIHRAYVLRSNSTYLSRVGHYDLQLESYTWASSPIRRYVDVIVQRLLHSVLENKAVRYTSLEIDQSCLSFSRKSEKQKMYERKAHCLSFASQLNNQSAQKIAFVIDASPAGNSLRVYFPFNRSSMPEDIPIMYRDLQLTDQPEFNEHNNHVVLKWKRRVYSFTNENIHAELQQQSPHPFVTSVPTDLWKGMLSALKEENLDIVFQSLQTISSSVNDNQQVCSGLLQYTPTMARTNPNPGHYIELPLRVKSGETLKVQLGTDTQRGLLIPVVQMLVVRNKFEICLEHSKDPTLCFSKYALHSSKKTYTTYQEYQKIWKPLCEMESASNAVTENDSIVLEDVPLTWKQIQKESQLGGFFQLSLEKMKQWAIEYGLKHSFLCIRMRYQNRVDLSNNGTDDDQHVDLSNIPSLIWVAHGITTGVTDEDEAKKLSYVQIDFRINHMSIAKIPERVFGKDTRFTVELIPKLLPDVRKEAAVDNLTQANELVKNISLGKRTNSAPVTKELRPARFEIKVHSSKFPDLNISQTRAIKEALDNRFTLIQGPPGTGKTVVGVHLVYWFFLQNQKDPNHLRPKAAGGSSKRRCILYCGPSNKSVDVVAGQLLKLRKVLRPLRVYSEQMEMLEFPYPGSNLKLSRRSIREERPKRELSSITLHHLIRMTANPFSNEIIHFDARIQRGEDLTDKEIESYKVLLSHARNHELMRHDVILCTCTAASNPNFYKLDLKQIIIDECAMATEPEAFIPLVTHKPEQIVLLGDHKQLQPITHSDLSARLGMRKSLFERYMEKALMLDTQYRMHKRICEFPSKEFYNGILKTGATPKDSVLLAQSHHLTPILFGHVYGKEISLVVSTERGNENSKANSAEAEESVRIASLLIKHAGVAASDIAILTPYNAQVAKVNETLLMKHIQNVNVNTITKSQGSEWRYVILSTVRSCPKSEIDTEPTKAWLTKKLGFVMDPNQVNVGITRAQEGLCIIGNQELLRCSSLWKRLLVHYQQCGCVVDPAKDIQVQNPHVKTKSKFQNRK, encoded by the exons ATGTCTGAGGCAGTGTCTGGTGTGAATATCAGCTGTGACAAGAACATGACGATTTCAGGTCAAAGAGAAAATGTGCCGCTGACATGGAAGTTCAGAATACAGTCGGAG AGACCACTTGCACATGTAGCATTACTGAAACAGGAACCTGGAGCCTCTTTCTCCCTGGATGAAAACAGTCCTGAGCCCTGCACTTACTCCACGGGTGAACCGTTCTGTAACTCAGACATGACCTATGACATCACCGTGTCCTTCAAGTCCAACAACCCGGGTCTTTACGAACAGTGGTTGGTGTTCGACTTTGACACAAGGCCAGTGCTTTTGCAGAAACTCAAAGTTAATGTTGGAAAAGAGCCTTCCATTCAGCTAGTGGCGCCACCAGAGGACGACATCCATCCATCTTTAAATCAAGAACGCTGGCATCAGGGGAACAGGGACATCATCCCATACATGGAGAAGACAGAGGCACAGGAAAAGCTGCTTAAGGAATACCAGCCTCAGATTTGTATGCGATATAAACCACATGACTGCAATATGCCCATAAATCACCAGAACTACAAAGAGAGGATGCACAGCTTCCTGTACACAGAGGAGCAGGCAGAAGATCAGGTGGTTTCAAG ACTCAACGTTCAAACAACCATCACTTTGTCGGTCACCCTAGAGGCCACTGTAGACGACCCTCAGTTTGGGATGAAGATAGCTCCTCTGGGGGAACTATTCTGTGCTGTCTCAGTTCCTTATAATCTCACCCCAGACATCCCAGAGGGTTTGATGCTGAGACGAAGCATCCAATCAGCTCTCATAGCACCAGTATCTTCAGATAATCAAAGTCACAAGGTCTACGAAGCCATCATCCTCAAAGACACCACAAGTAAGAATAAAATGCACTTGAAGCTGTCTGAAAGATGCTGCTCTGACCTGAAGCTCCAAAAAAATGAAACATGTGAAATGGAAGTCCAGTTCCAGCTGAATCGTCTGAAGTTTTGTGAGATGCACCAAGCCATAGATCTCCttccagacacagagagagtgttACCAGACTTCAGTAACTGCATTGTCCCTGTGAGCAAAACACAGCAAAATTACAACCTCAATGCAAAGCAGCAAGCAGCTATGGAATTTATCATTGGAGACActgatggaggaggaagtgtcTCACCACTCCTCATTTATGGACCGTTTGGAACTGGGAAAACCCTTACTCTCGCTACGGCAGCTAAAGAGCTGGTACGGCAGCCTCACACCAGAGTACTGATCTGCACCCTTACAAACAG TTCTGCAGATTTGTATGTGAAGGGTCATTTCCATGAGTCTGTCAACTCTGGAGATCTTGAAATCAAACCTCTTAGAATAAAGGCAGAGGAATCATCGGTACAATCTACTGATGAGATCACCTTACAGTACTGTCATCGTTCCAAAAACGGACAATTCTTCTCCCTACCTGACAAAGATACAGTTGACTCCTGTAGGGTGGTCATAACAACTACTGCAATGGCAAGGCACTTACATGACCTGAAGCTTCCTGGCGGCTACTTCACCCACATCCTGATTGACGAAGCGTCCCAGATGCTTGAATGTGAAGCTCTGATGGCCCTTGGTCTGGCTGGGCCAGTAACTCGAGTGGTTCTAGCTGGAGATCACATGCAGATGGGACCAAAGCTCTTTTCAGTGGACGATGACCAACGCTCCAATCATACCTTGCTGAACCGTCTGTTCCACCACTATCAAGCCCAGGAGAGTAGTGCAGCTTTGAAAAGCAGAATCATTTTCAACGAGAACTATCGCTCCACCAAAGAGATAGTAGAATTTGTGTCCACTAACTTCTACGTTGGCAAGTCTGATGCCATCAAGGCTGTAGGTAATGTTCCTGCTCATCCGAACTGCCACCCCCTGAGGTTCCACCATGTCAGAGGAGAATCTCACTTGGACACCACATCCATGTCGTGGTTTAATCGTGAAGAGGTTGCATCCGTGGTTGAAGTAGTGCAAAATCTGCTCAGAGATTGGCCACCCGCATGGGGAAATCAGGATCAAAGCTCAATTTGTGTCCTGTCTGAAGGATGCCAG GTTTCACTGATTAGGAAAGAGCTTCGGAAAAAAAGACATGGCCAAGTAACTGTGGAAAATATAGCCAATGTTCAAG GAAAACAGTTCAGGGCAATTGTATTGACAGCCGTTCAAACCCGTGACAGCCTCCTTTCCTCTGACTCACTTTGTCATGAGTTTTTCAACGATGCTCGCGTACTGAACACGGTCATGACTAGGGCTCAATCCCAGGTTGTTGTAGTTGGAGATGCTGCTGCTCTCTGCTACTTTGGGAAAAGCTCAAGGATATGGAAAGCCTACATAGACCACTGCATCAGCAAAAACAGTGCAGATCCACAAACCCTTACTGAAGATTACTTGAAACAAGAAGTAAGAGAGATTTCAAAATTTGTCAAAGGGGATGAGGAGGACAACAGTGATAGTGACTCGTCCATATCTGAGATACCCGACATAGATGACCCAATACTGAGGGAGCTTCTTGACGAGGGTAAAGATGTACGAGTCACTGTAACAGCTGACGGCCTGTTGGGTATCACCCAGGGGGAGCCAATTGTCAACCCAATAAATGGACTTGAGATGAACACAAGCCAAGACAGCTCCCCTTTGTACCTTCAGGCATTGATAAAGAGAGACCCGAGTATCTACAAACACTGTCACTTGAGTATGGAGAGGTTTGACGCAGGCTATGCCATACCTCTTGAAGAGCCCTCCCTCCGCATTTCTATCAAAGGTAGAAAGAATATTGGTCGTTCTTTTCCTGGAGATCAGGTTGTTGTGGAGATCTTGGACAATGAGTGTCATCCCCCAAATGGGAAAGTTCTAGATGTGGTGAAGGTTGAAAATGCCTCCATGGTGTTTGTCTGTACCATTGATAACTATGACAACCAGGTGATGACACCCATCAACAACTGCGTCTCCAAAATATACACCCCATTTTGGAGGGACAAGCCAAACTACATTGCCGTGCGAAAACTGGAGGATCTGAGAGTTGAAGAGTTTGTGAAGATAAATGAGGAATCCAAAAGAAACAATCTCTTTGTTGTCAAAGTCTTGAAGTGGCGAGAGCAATTTCGATACCCTTTAGGAGTTGTCGTAAAAGTCCTTCCCAAAGTGGCATCTTTAGATAGTGGACTAGAAGTATTGGACATAGAGTATCAACTGACAAGGGCCACTTCTGTTGAGAAAGACCATGAAATTCTCAAGGAACTGAACACAGATACGCAAAATCGAAAGCATTATCAAGAATTCATAACATTTACAATTGACCCAGCACATTCCAAGGATCTTGATGATGCCATCAGTGTAAGAGATGTAGGTCAACACTACGAGATTGGAGTTCACATTGCTGATGTTGCAAGCCTTGTGACCAAGGACAGCCTATTGGACAAAAATGCACAACAGAATGGAACTGCTTTTTATCCCCCTGGAAAGGAGCCTGTTTATATGTTCCCACTTTGTCTGAGCACCAAGTATTTCAGTCTACTCCCTGGATGTGAACGAAATGCCATATCATTGATGGTGAAAATTGACAAGAAAACAGACCGCATCAAGACAAGTAAGTTTAGCCTATCTAAAATAAAGTCTGATAGAAAGTTGTCATATGAGGAAGCTGAAAACATCATCCAAAACTCTGATGTTAATGACCAACGATATGACACTTTAGAGGGCTGCCTCGCCAAAGCATGTCACTTTTCTGAGGTTCACAGAAAGGACAGGAAACAGGAAGACTGGCACTATAAGTCCCCTGATGATGATGTAATCGTTGGTAGAAGACGGTCTCATAAGATGGTGGAAGAGCTCATGGTTATGTTTAACCACGCTGTCACTGAACTGTTGCTCAAAGATGCAAAGACAGTCAGCTGCACCCCAGTCAGATGCCAAGACAAGCCAAACACAGAGAAGCTTTGTCAACTAAAAGATAAATACAGTTCTCTGATTCCCCTGTCCATTCATTTCTGTCACTGCATTGATCAGATTGGTAACGTTGATGATAACCAGAGGAATGCGGTTTCTAAACCTTACCCAGGTGTGTCCAATCAGATGCTTGCAACGAGAACAGAGAATAAAGACCATCATGGTCAAGTTGTCCAGCCATCTGAGACATTCTCTCTATTAACATCCATTGTGAGGAGTCTTGAGTCAGCATTTCAAGACAAGGATATCCCTAGAATTGTGGACCTGATAGCAACTGATGACATTCATCCCCAGCTACTGCCTTTGATCATTGAACTCAGGAAGACGATCCATAGAGCATATGTTCTACGCTCTAACTCAACATACCTATCTAGAGTTGGCCACTATGACCTTCAGCTTGAAAGCTACACTTGGGCTTCCTCGCCCATTCGTCGGTACGTGGACGTTATTGTTCAGAGGCTCCTGCACTCAGTTCTTGAAAACAAAGCAGTCAGGTACACTTCTTTGGAAATTGACCAGTCCTGTCTGAGTTTTTCGAGAAAATCTGAAAAGCAAAAAATGTATGAGAGGAAAGCTCATTGCTTGAGTTTTGCATCGCAGCTGAACAATCAAAGTGCACAGAAGATAGCCTTTGTCATTGATGCCTCCCCAGCTGGAAACAGTTTAAGGGTGTATTTTCCGTTTAATCGATCCTCAATGCCAGAAGATATCCCTATCATGTATAGGGATCTGCAGTTGACAGACCAACCAGAGTTCAATGAACATAACAACCATGTGgttctgaaatggaagagaagAGTATACTCCTTCACAAATGAGAACATCCACGCTGAACTGCAACAACAGTCACCTCATCCATTTGTGACATCAGTGCCAACAGACTTGTGGAAAGGGATGCTGTCAGCTCTGAAGGAGGAGAACTTGGACATCGTGTTCCAATCCCTACAGACCATTAGCTCAAGTGTCAATGATAACCAACAGGTCTGCTCAGGTCTGCTCCAATATACACCAACGATGGCCAGAACCAATCCAAATCCAGGTCATTACATTGAATTGCCATTGAGGGTAAAGTCTGGTGAAACGCTGAAGGTGCAACTGGGCACTGACACACAGCGGGGATTATTAATACCTGTGGTTCAGATGCTGGTTGTACGTAACAAGTTTGAGATTTGCTTGGAGCACTCAAAAGACCCAACTCTGTGTTTCTCCAAGTATGCACTCCATTCATCGAAGAAAACATACACCACTTACCAGGAGTATCAGAAGATATGGAAACCATTGTGTGAGATGGAGTCAGCCTCCAACGCTGTAACAGAAAATGACAGCATTGTCCTTGAAGATGTGCCTTTGACATGGAAACAGATACAGAAGGAGAGTCAACTCGGTGGATTCTTCCAGTTGTCACTTGAGAAGATGAAACAGTGGGCCATTGAGTATGGTCTCAAACACAGCTTTCTGTGTATCCGCATGAGGTACCAAAATCGAGTGGATTTGTCAAACAATGGCACTGATGATGATCAGCATGTGGACCTCAGCAATATCCCATCTCTCATTTGGGTTGCTCATGGAATAACCACTGGGGTCACTGATGAGGATGAAGCTAAAAAACTCTCCTATGTCCAGATAGACTTCCGGATTAATCACATGTCCATTGCCAAGATTCCAGAGAGGGTCTTCGGGAAAGATACAAGATTCACAGTAGAATTAATTCCAAAGCTGTTACCTGATGT GCGTAAAGAGGCTGCCGTTGACAACCTCACTCAGGCTAACGAACTTGTGAAGAACATTTCTCTTGGCAAGAGGACAAACTCTG CACCTGTAACTAAAGAGCTGAGACCTGCCAGGTTTGAGATCAAAGTTCATTCCTCCAAGTTTCCTGATCTGAATATCAGTCAAACCAGAGCAATTAAAGAGGCCCTCGACAACCGATTCACTCTCATTCAGGGGCCACCAG GCACTGGGAAGACGGTGGTTGGAGTCCACCTTGTTTATTGGTTCTTTCTGCAAAACCAAAAAGACCCAAACCACCTAAGGCCTAAAGCTGCTGGTGGGTCTTCAAAGAGGAGGTGCATTCTATATTGCGGACCCTCTAATAAATCGGTGGACGTTGTAGCTG GTCAACTTCTGAAACTCCGGAAGGTGTTGAGGCCACTTCGTGTTTACAGTGAGCAGATGGAGATGTTGGAGTTTCCCTACCCTGGCAGCAACCTGAAGCTGTCACGCAGGTCAATCAGGGAAGAGAGACCCAAGAGAGAGCTCAG TTCCATCACATTGCATCATCTTATTCGGATGACTGCGAACCCATTCTCCAATGAAATTATTCATTTTGATGCAAGAATTCAAAGGGGAGAGGATCTCACAGACAAGGAGATTGAGAG CTACAAAGTCCTCCTAAGTCATGCTCGGAATCATGAGTTGATGAGGCATGATGTCATTCTCTGCACTTGTACTGCGGCGTCAAATCCCAACTTCTACAAGCTGGATTTGAAACAGATTATCATTGATGAGTGTGCCATGGCAACTGAGCCTGAAGCCTTCATCCCCCTTGTGACCCATAAACCTGAACAG ATTGTTTTACTCGGCGATCACAAGCAATTGCAGCCCATCACGCACAGTGATCTTTCAGCAAGGTTGGGCATGAGGAAATCTCTGTTTGAGCGTTACATGGAAAAGGCGTTGATGCTTGATACGCAGTACAGAATG CATAAGCGCATTTGTGAGTTTCCTTCAAAGGAGTTCTACAACGGTATTCTCAAGACTGGAGCAACTCCGAAAGACAGTGTCCTGCTCGCTCAGTCTCATCATCTGACGCCCATCCTTTTTGGACACGTTTACGGAAAAGAGATCAGTCTTGTGGTCTCCACCGAACGGGGGAATGAGAACTCAAAGGCCAACTCGGCAGAGGCTGAGGAATCG GTTCGCATCGCCTCTCTGTTGATCAAACATGCTGGGGTGGCGGCTAGCGACATAGCTATTCTGACGCCATACAATGCCCAGGTAGCCAAGGTAAACGAAACCCTGTTAATGAAGCATATCCAGAACGTCAACGTGAATACCATCACAAAGAGTCAAG GAAGTGAATGGCGTTATGTCATCTTGTCTACTGTGCGCTCTTGTCCCAAGTCGGAAATTGACACAGAGCCAACCAAAGCATGGCTCACCAAGAAGCTTGGTTTTGTCATGGACCCAAACCAAGTCAATGTGGGCATCACTCGGGCTCAGGAGGGACTGTGCATTATTG GAAACCAAGAGTTGCTGAGGTGCAGTTCACTGTGGAAGAGGCTGTTGGTTCATTACCAGCAATGTGGCTGTGTGGTGGATCCTGCTAAAGACATTCAAGTTCAAAACCCACACGTCAAAACCAAATCAAAGTTTCAAAACAGAAAATGA